Proteins encoded in a region of the Methanomassiliicoccales archaeon genome:
- a CDS encoding endonuclease V, which produces MRKSRTSFEEVDLIDLICKVVEKIPHGKVCTFGDIALALGDLSAARAVGEVLASERRMIPHWYRVVYADGRAPEAEALRKEGVILRDGRVVDLERVRFKELEIPPLLKHLREEQMRLSLLVSEEDASSEFLYAAGVDVAYLEDEAVAAKVTVEFSTGKIVEEVVAWGKVRFPYIPGFLGYRELPLMKKVMEPQKECVHLIDGHGRLHPRGFGVACHAGVILGVPTIGAAKSLLPGQIQDEWGNVVINGCIKGRRVGNPQRPTFVSVGHMISLDTACGVVRRLILKGPPEPLRKAHILANEERKRRV; this is translated from the coding sequence GTGCGAAAATCACGGACCTCCTTTGAGGAGGTGGACCTAATCGATTTGATTTGTAAGGTCGTAGAGAAGATCCCCCATGGGAAGGTGTGCACCTTTGGAGATATCGCTTTAGCCCTAGGCGACCTCAGCGCTGCACGCGCGGTAGGAGAGGTCCTAGCTTCAGAGCGAAGAATGATCCCGCACTGGTACAGGGTAGTGTATGCGGATGGACGCGCACCTGAAGCCGAGGCGCTGAGGAAAGAGGGCGTCATTTTGCGAGATGGGCGAGTAGTTGATCTGGAGCGGGTGCGCTTCAAGGAGCTCGAAATCCCTCCCCTCTTGAAGCATTTGCGAGAGGAGCAGATGCGCCTGAGCCTGCTAGTCTCGGAAGAGGATGCTAGCAGCGAGTTCCTCTACGCGGCAGGGGTGGACGTGGCCTATCTAGAAGATGAGGCGGTAGCAGCTAAAGTTACTGTGGAATTTAGCACAGGGAAGATCGTGGAAGAGGTGGTGGCATGGGGCAAGGTGCGATTCCCCTACATACCTGGATTTCTGGGATACCGCGAGCTTCCATTGATGAAGAAGGTGATGGAACCCCAGAAGGAGTGTGTGCATCTCATCGATGGACATGGGCGTCTGCATCCTAGAGGCTTCGGAGTGGCGTGTCATGCAGGGGTTATTTTGGGAGTGCCTACCATAGGCGCCGCCAAGAGCCTTCTCCCAGGCCAGATCCAAGATGAGTGGGGAAACGTAGTCATAAATGGATGCATAAAGGGTAGAAGAGTGGGAAATCCACAGCGACCTACCTTCGTTTCCGTGGGACATATGATCTCCCTCGATACTGCTTGCGGAGTGGTGAGGCGCTTGATATTGAAAGGCCCACCTGAGCCATTAAGGAAGGCACATATATTGGCAAATGAGGAGAGGAAAAGGAGGGTATGA
- a CDS encoding 2-dehydropantoate 2-reductase: protein MKIVVFGAGSLGSLVGGLLTRRHDVTLIGRPAHMKAIEESGLVITGMVEAVVVPRTAERVSDVPEADMVLITVKAYDTAKALAEIKPIVNSATRVVSLQNGLSNPTLLDKAYPWQSVIGVTNLGATKSGNGRVFYAGEGDTYFGTLRAPRNMAEEVAEIFTSVGMDAFVSDDIMREVWIKAIVNSAINPLTAIVRCKNGKLLQDEDLRELCHAVCREGEAIAKACGRDLGDKDPFALALDILRKTAENRSSMLQDVEKRRRTEIEEITGELVRKGEENGVQAQVNKTLWHLIRSLSRYQ from the coding sequence ATGAAGATAGTCGTGTTTGGTGCAGGTTCTCTTGGCAGCTTGGTGGGCGGATTGCTGACGCGCAGGCATGATGTCACGCTGATAGGAAGACCCGCTCACATGAAGGCCATAGAGGAGAGCGGTCTGGTCATAACTGGGATGGTGGAGGCGGTGGTCGTCCCTCGCACAGCGGAGCGGGTGAGTGATGTGCCTGAAGCCGATATGGTGCTTATCACGGTAAAGGCTTATGATACCGCTAAAGCACTTGCGGAGATCAAGCCCATAGTGAACTCCGCTACCAGAGTCGTCTCCCTGCAGAACGGCCTTTCCAATCCTACGCTCCTGGATAAGGCATACCCATGGCAATCCGTCATAGGAGTGACAAACTTGGGGGCAACGAAATCAGGGAATGGACGGGTGTTCTATGCAGGAGAAGGCGATACCTATTTCGGAACTTTGCGGGCACCGAGGAACATGGCCGAAGAGGTGGCGGAGATTTTCACCTCGGTAGGCATGGATGCCTTCGTCTCAGATGACATAATGAGAGAGGTTTGGATCAAGGCCATCGTCAATTCCGCCATCAATCCGCTCACAGCCATAGTGCGTTGCAAAAATGGTAAGTTGCTCCAGGATGAGGATCTGCGAGAACTTTGCCATGCCGTATGCCGAGAAGGAGAGGCCATTGCCAAGGCCTGCGGCAGGGATCTAGGAGATAAGGATCCTTTTGCTTTGGCGCTTGATATTTTGCGCAAGACGGCAGAGAATCGATCCAGTATGCTGCAGGATGTGGAGAAGAGGCGGCGCACGGAGATCGAAGAGATCACGGGTGAGCTTGTGCGGAAGGGGGAGGAGAATGGAGTCCAGGCGCAGGTAAATAAGACACTCTGGCACCTGATCCGCTCTCTCAGCCGTTATCAGTGA
- a CDS encoding orotate phosphoribosyltransferase-like protein, producing the protein MVDVKELARKAREYKERGLNEREIGDELHVSIDTVRYLLEEGMDGTLPPSDIKIGWRTVGVFGSRIAMMSEILTDIIIEELEKREQDVDVVLGIAVNGVAFAAYISEMLDAELAIYKPPVERGKAGGAISGNYASVEGKKVVIVDDVMSTGATAQEAIKDIRAAGGTPVLMVVIVNKSSQNEIDGVPLRGVIRARSMGGTILGHGPLRSFPYK; encoded by the coding sequence ATGGTGGATGTCAAGGAATTGGCCAGGAAGGCCCGTGAGTATAAGGAGCGTGGCTTGAACGAGCGCGAGATCGGCGATGAGCTCCATGTTTCTATAGATACGGTTCGTTACCTGCTCGAGGAAGGTATGGATGGTACACTTCCTCCTAGCGATATCAAGATAGGCTGGAGGACGGTGGGCGTATTCGGTTCGCGCATAGCCATGATGAGCGAGATCCTGACGGACATCATTATCGAAGAGCTGGAGAAGCGCGAGCAGGATGTGGATGTGGTTTTAGGTATCGCCGTGAATGGCGTGGCCTTCGCTGCCTATATATCCGAGATGTTGGACGCGGAGCTGGCAATCTACAAGCCGCCAGTGGAGAGGGGGAAAGCAGGAGGTGCTATCAGCGGGAATTATGCCTCGGTGGAAGGCAAGAAGGTGGTCATCGTGGACGATGTCATGTCCACAGGAGCAACTGCTCAGGAAGCCATCAAAGATATTAGGGCCGCGGGCGGGACGCCGGTTTTGATGGTGGTCATCGTCAACAAGAGCAGCCAGAACGAGATCGATGGGGTGCCTTTGCGCGGTGTAATCCGTGCCAGGTCCATGGGAGGGACCATATTGGGTCATGGACCGTTGAGATCCTTCCCTTATAAATGA
- a CDS encoding DUF5788 family protein, translated as MKEQDKWDYDPNPLSPEDRKRILERIHSALYWVGKFIPEEEMVGGERIPLREVVFRYLTNPSPSPQEIQSALQLASALERKARMLEEELRTESGLTKGHAHILLDEICGILRAVEDIRNARGSEAALKAKVLMSKVDDERRWQEFLKSAYISSASGD; from the coding sequence ATGAAGGAACAAGATAAATGGGATTATGACCCTAATCCCTTGAGCCCAGAAGACCGGAAGAGAATCCTTGAGAGGATCCATTCCGCCCTCTACTGGGTGGGAAAGTTCATTCCTGAAGAGGAAATGGTGGGAGGAGAGCGCATACCTTTAAGGGAGGTGGTCTTTCGCTACCTCACCAATCCTTCCCCTTCCCCACAAGAGATACAATCTGCTCTTCAATTGGCGAGTGCTTTGGAGCGAAAGGCGCGAATGCTGGAGGAGGAGCTTCGGACCGAGAGTGGCTTGACCAAGGGCCATGCCCATATCCTGCTGGACGAGATATGCGGCATATTGAGAGCGGTAGAGGATATACGCAACGCAAGAGGCTCGGAGGCGGCATTGAAGGCCAAGGTCCTGATGAGCAAAGTAGATGATGAGCGCCGCTGGCAGGAATTCCTCAAATCCGCGTACATCTCGAGCGCGAGTGGAGATTGA
- a CDS encoding Lrp/AsnC family transcriptional regulator, which translates to MLDQLDERIVEILKKDARKPFVEIADELKVSEGTVRSRVRKLFEEGIIQSFTIKTSSKNVKAIIEVKIDVNVNTSDVAKQIAKFDGVSEVFEVTGEEDIVAIIDVTSSPQLNDIIERIRHFENVQSTRTRLILKEHYGVSE; encoded by the coding sequence GTGTTAGACCAATTGGATGAGCGCATCGTGGAGATCCTCAAGAAAGACGCAAGGAAGCCGTTCGTTGAGATCGCCGATGAGCTCAAGGTGTCCGAGGGCACCGTAAGAAGTCGAGTGAGAAAGCTCTTCGAGGAGGGCATTATACAAAGCTTCACTATCAAGACAAGTAGTAAGAATGTCAAGGCCATAATCGAGGTCAAGATAGACGTTAACGTGAACACCTCCGATGTCGCTAAGCAGATAGCTAAGTTCGATGGGGTCTCCGAGGTATTCGAGGTGACAGGCGAAGAGGATATCGTGGCCATCATCGATGTCACCTCCTCACCACAGCTCAATGACATCATCGAGCGCATCCGCCATTTCGAAAATGTCCAGTCCACGCGTACTAGATTGATACTCAAAGAGCATTATGGGGTGAGCGAATGA
- the dapA gene encoding 4-hydroxy-tetrahydrodipicolinate synthase, translating to MIQGTATAIVTPFKANGEIDAEGLKELVAFQESNGIDYIVPVGTTGESATLSHAEHLQVIRIVMESVKRAKVIAGAGSNSTSEAIHLSKGAMDLGVHGILSISPYYNKPTQTGLIKHYEAIAKAVDIPIIVYNVPGRTAGNINPPTVLKLAETPNIVGIKEASGNMAQIMAILEKAPKGFSVMSGDDALTFPIMALGGKGVISVASNIIPDRVSSMVRHALNGEWDEARKEHFRLLPLFNHLFIETNPIPVKTALRMMGKPAGSFRLPLCDMEPANQEILRRTMVALGLIK from the coding sequence ATGATACAAGGGACAGCGACTGCTATTGTAACCCCCTTTAAGGCCAATGGTGAGATCGATGCAGAAGGGCTGAAGGAGCTGGTGGCTTTCCAGGAGAGCAATGGCATAGATTACATTGTGCCCGTGGGGACCACCGGGGAGTCAGCGACGCTTTCGCATGCCGAGCATCTTCAGGTCATCCGCATAGTCATGGAATCGGTCAAGAGGGCCAAGGTCATAGCTGGAGCGGGTAGCAACTCCACCAGCGAGGCCATACACCTATCCAAGGGAGCCATGGACCTAGGAGTGCATGGCATCCTTTCTATATCGCCTTATTACAACAAGCCCACGCAAACTGGGCTCATAAAGCACTATGAAGCCATAGCCAAGGCCGTGGACATCCCTATAATCGTCTATAATGTCCCTGGTCGTACGGCAGGGAATATAAATCCGCCCACAGTGCTGAAGTTGGCCGAGACCCCCAATATCGTGGGGATAAAGGAAGCCAGTGGGAATATGGCTCAGATAATGGCCATCCTGGAAAAGGCTCCTAAAGGATTCTCAGTGATGTCAGGGGACGATGCCCTCACCTTCCCCATAATGGCCTTAGGGGGAAAAGGAGTCATATCCGTGGCCTCGAACATCATACCTGATCGGGTAAGCTCCATGGTCCGACACGCCCTAAACGGTGAATGGGACGAGGCCAGGAAGGAGCATTTCAGGCTTCTGCCGCTGTTCAATCATCTGTTCATCGAGACCAATCCCATCCCCGTCAAGACCGCCCTCAGGATGATGGGGAAACCAGCAGGCTCCTTCCGTCTCCCCCTCTGTGATATGGAGCCTGCCAATCAGGAGATCCTACGCAGAACGATGGTGGCACTTGGCCTGATCAAATAA
- the dapB gene encoding 4-hydroxy-tetrahydrodipicolinate reductase has protein sequence MIKVVVGGASGRLGSMICELVKQQEDMQLVGGVVSDSGGHVGKELAPGVFTHPSSDMEKVLRQADVYVDVTSASAAAKNLTRAPPLGVNCVVGTTGLGEDVLRAFEASVQENNVSAVVTPNFSVGVNVFWKMCGILAAVLENYDIEIIETHHDKKKDAPSGTAMRAAQIASEVTGIDNIVYGRQGNVGPRGREIGVHAVRAGDVVGEHTIIFAGNKERIELTHRAHSREAFAEGCIAAIRWVSARRDGKVHSMAEVLGL, from the coding sequence ATGATAAAAGTGGTAGTAGGAGGCGCCTCTGGAAGGCTGGGATCCATGATATGCGAGCTGGTGAAGCAACAGGAAGACATGCAATTGGTAGGAGGCGTGGTGTCGGATAGCGGAGGCCATGTGGGCAAGGAGCTTGCTCCTGGTGTGTTCACTCACCCATCCTCAGATATGGAAAAGGTCCTGAGACAAGCAGATGTCTATGTTGATGTGACCTCAGCCTCCGCTGCGGCCAAGAATTTGACGAGGGCCCCTCCTCTAGGAGTTAATTGCGTGGTGGGCACAACAGGGCTTGGTGAGGATGTCCTTAGAGCTTTTGAGGCTTCCGTTCAGGAGAATAACGTCTCGGCCGTGGTCACCCCTAACTTCTCCGTGGGAGTGAATGTGTTCTGGAAAATGTGCGGCATATTGGCCGCGGTATTGGAGAACTACGATATCGAGATAATCGAGACTCATCACGACAAAAAGAAGGACGCCCCCTCAGGCACGGCCATGCGCGCTGCCCAAATCGCCTCAGAGGTGACTGGCATTGATAACATAGTATATGGCCGCCAGGGCAATGTAGGGCCACGAGGGAGGGAGATCGGGGTGCATGCGGTGAGGGCTGGTGATGTGGTGGGAGAGCACACCATCATATTCGCTGGCAATAAGGAGAGGATTGAGCTGACTCATCGTGCCCATTCCCGAGAGGCCTTCGCTGAGGGATGCATTGCCGCCATACGGTGGGTATCAGCCCGACGTGATGGCAAAGTGCATAGCATGGCAGAGGTGCTGGGACTGTGA
- a CDS encoding aspartate kinase has protein sequence MIKAMKFGGTSVGSERALRNLISIVKEERADKALVVSAMSGVTNQLIAIMKEGRPASEAFYEELLWKHTSAVKALMPEAELMELETKLRVRIGALRQSLERYQEPSNQAMLRDTISSWGERLSSVMVASLLRSAGVDAVALTSEEAGIVAQGPPGNGMANLEATARNFRSTVKPLIERGKVPIITGYYGCDSDGRPITFGRGGSDYSGSVVGYALDADAIEIWTDVDGFMTADPRVVPTARRIEEMDYGEAAELAYFGAKVLHPRCIEPARRKKIIVKVKNTFNPSAPGTCIGESRKKEGRLLKSVASKGDLAIIKVYSSEIVYNPSLVMHLLATVSDDGSTVYAISTSLSTLAFAVPSQTARSICERLRRYGDGEVEKVTVKEGVSLICAVGDDLINQTGAAARIFKVAQELDANIEMISEGASDVSLNFVVPSDKANEVVRGIHDKFIGG, from the coding sequence GTGATCAAGGCCATGAAGTTCGGGGGTACCAGCGTGGGCTCTGAACGGGCCTTGCGCAACCTCATTTCGATAGTCAAAGAGGAGAGGGCCGACAAGGCCCTGGTGGTCTCTGCCATGTCTGGGGTCACGAACCAGCTCATCGCGATAATGAAAGAGGGCAGACCGGCCAGTGAAGCATTCTACGAGGAACTTCTTTGGAAGCACACCTCAGCGGTCAAGGCCTTGATGCCAGAGGCAGAGCTGATGGAATTAGAGACGAAGCTCAGGGTGCGCATAGGGGCACTCAGGCAATCACTTGAGCGCTATCAAGAGCCCTCCAACCAAGCAATGCTGCGGGATACCATCTCCTCATGGGGGGAGAGACTCTCATCCGTGATGGTGGCTTCCCTCCTGCGAAGCGCGGGCGTGGATGCAGTAGCCCTTACCTCAGAAGAGGCGGGAATAGTTGCCCAGGGTCCGCCAGGCAACGGCATGGCTAATCTTGAGGCCACGGCACGCAATTTCAGGAGCACCGTCAAGCCTTTGATCGAGCGAGGCAAAGTGCCGATAATAACTGGTTATTATGGTTGCGACAGCGATGGCCGCCCTATAACCTTTGGCCGAGGAGGATCGGATTACTCCGGCTCAGTGGTGGGCTACGCGCTTGATGCGGATGCCATTGAGATCTGGACCGATGTGGATGGATTCATGACCGCAGATCCTAGAGTGGTACCTACCGCGCGCAGGATAGAGGAGATGGATTACGGCGAAGCAGCGGAGCTGGCATATTTTGGGGCCAAGGTGCTGCATCCCCGTTGCATCGAACCAGCAAGAAGGAAGAAGATCATCGTAAAGGTGAAAAACACCTTTAATCCCTCAGCCCCTGGCACATGCATCGGCGAGAGCAGGAAAAAGGAGGGCAGGCTTTTGAAGAGCGTGGCGTCTAAGGGCGATCTGGCCATCATAAAGGTTTATTCCTCAGAGATCGTCTACAACCCTAGCCTGGTCATGCATCTCTTGGCCACCGTCTCGGATGACGGGTCCACTGTGTATGCCATATCTACTTCACTCTCCACCCTTGCCTTCGCCGTTCCCAGTCAGACGGCGCGCAGCATCTGTGAGAGGTTGCGGCGGTACGGGGACGGTGAGGTTGAGAAGGTGACGGTGAAAGAGGGCGTGTCCCTGATATGCGCCGTCGGAGACGATCTTATAAATCAAACAGGCGCCGCAGCGAGAATATTCAAGGTGGCGCAGGAGCTTGATGCCAACATCGAAATGATATCTGAAGGGGCATCGGATGTCTCTCTCAACTTCGTTGTCCCCAGCGATAAGGCTAACGAGGTTGTCAGGGGCATTCACGATAAATTCATAGGTGGTTGA
- the lysA gene encoding diaminopimelate decarboxylase, with protein MRNFQNDGGHLIIGGLKAMDLAETFGTPIYVTDENALRENYRRIRDAFKPYMPVRVHYACKANTALAILRILEQEGSYIDAVSIGEIEACLRAGFPPQRILYTGVNVSDKELKQVVARGVSVNIDSLSELERLARISTDVKISIRVNPQVGAGHHSHVITGAKSSKFGIPKELIVHAYDRALELGFMPFGLHAHIGAGVQDVAPFAEVTEVLVGIMNEVESRLGLKLEVLDIGGGIGIPYRPEDKPMDVEAYAREVTSRIKGRCSAKMLAIEPGRYIVADTTILLTRVVDIKETGEKRFCGVDAGFNTLIRPAFYGSYHHVAVANKFCQPEEFTYDIVGPICESGDFLAKDRKLPRVQEGDIIAVYDAGAYGFTMSSNYNMRGRPREILVKDGSASIIREAESIDDLLRLERIPTRLMI; from the coding sequence ATGCGAAATTTCCAGAATGATGGAGGTCATTTAATTATCGGTGGCCTCAAGGCTATGGATCTGGCGGAGACCTTCGGGACGCCCATATATGTCACGGATGAGAACGCTTTGAGGGAGAACTATCGCAGGATAAGGGACGCCTTCAAGCCCTATATGCCCGTCAGAGTTCACTACGCTTGCAAAGCCAACACCGCGCTGGCCATCCTGCGCATTTTAGAGCAGGAGGGCAGCTATATCGATGCGGTGAGCATAGGTGAGATAGAGGCCTGCCTGAGGGCAGGATTCCCTCCGCAGAGAATTCTCTACACCGGAGTCAATGTCAGCGATAAGGAGCTCAAACAGGTCGTGGCCAGAGGAGTGAGCGTCAATATAGATTCGCTGTCCGAGCTGGAACGCTTAGCGCGCATCTCCACAGATGTGAAGATATCTATTCGCGTTAATCCACAGGTGGGTGCCGGCCACCATTCACATGTCATAACTGGAGCGAAAAGCAGCAAGTTCGGCATCCCCAAGGAACTGATCGTGCACGCTTATGATCGAGCACTAGAGCTTGGCTTTATGCCCTTTGGCCTGCACGCTCATATCGGTGCAGGAGTGCAGGATGTCGCCCCCTTTGCAGAGGTGACAGAAGTGTTAGTGGGCATCATGAATGAGGTAGAATCGCGCCTGGGACTAAAGCTGGAGGTATTGGACATAGGAGGTGGTATAGGCATCCCCTATCGCCCCGAGGACAAGCCCATGGATGTCGAAGCCTACGCGCGCGAAGTAACATCTAGAATAAAGGGACGCTGTTCGGCCAAGATGCTTGCCATAGAGCCTGGCCGCTACATCGTGGCGGATACCACCATACTTCTCACGCGGGTGGTCGATATCAAAGAGACAGGTGAGAAGAGATTCTGCGGAGTGGATGCTGGCTTCAATACTTTGATCAGACCTGCTTTCTATGGCTCTTATCACCATGTGGCGGTGGCGAACAAGTTCTGCCAGCCCGAGGAGTTCACTTACGACATCGTAGGACCCATCTGCGAGAGCGGGGACTTCCTGGCCAAGGACCGCAAGCTGCCTCGGGTGCAGGAAGGAGATATCATTGCCGTGTATGATGCTGGTGCTTATGGCTTCACCATGTCCTCTAACTACAATATGCGCGGTCGTCCCAGGGAGATCTTGGTGAAGGACGGTTCGGCCTCCATTATCAGGGAAGCAGAGAGCATAGATGACCTTCTGCGCCTGGAGCGCATTCCCACGAGGCTGATGATCTGA
- the dapF gene encoding diaminopimelate epimerase, whose amino-acid sequence MRFFKYQGLGNDFILLEDFDDQAPKDPSFAVRWCDRRFGIGADGILYLMRSPRGDAFMKILNSDGSEAEMCGNGIRCVAKHLFDQGLVPKVKMKIDTLAGIKEVECRTVDGKVREVTVGMGAPELDCAKIPMMCEGRFVERELEVEKWRIKGTAVSMGNPHFVTFQRFSEEEMNSLGPKIERHPLFPKRTNVEFAQLSEGAINLRVYERGAGWTLACGTGACATVAVAALRGDVPFEKDVEVRLPGGSLWIKVGEDLSSVTMRGPAELVYTGEFEV is encoded by the coding sequence CTGAGATTCTTTAAGTATCAGGGCCTGGGCAACGATTTCATCCTCTTAGAGGACTTTGATGACCAGGCTCCAAAAGATCCGTCTTTCGCTGTGCGCTGGTGCGACCGCAGGTTCGGAATAGGTGCTGACGGAATACTTTACCTCATGCGCAGCCCTCGGGGCGACGCATTCATGAAGATCCTGAATTCGGACGGGAGCGAGGCGGAGATGTGCGGCAATGGCATACGCTGTGTGGCCAAGCACCTGTTCGATCAAGGCTTGGTCCCTAAGGTCAAGATGAAAATCGACACCCTGGCTGGCATCAAAGAGGTGGAATGCAGGACCGTGGATGGCAAGGTGAGAGAGGTCACGGTGGGCATGGGAGCTCCAGAACTCGACTGCGCCAAGATACCAATGATGTGCGAGGGGCGTTTCGTGGAGCGAGAGCTAGAGGTGGAGAAGTGGAGGATAAAGGGTACGGCAGTGAGCATGGGGAATCCTCACTTCGTGACCTTTCAAAGATTCAGTGAGGAGGAGATGAACTCTCTAGGCCCTAAGATCGAGAGACATCCCCTCTTCCCTAAAAGGACCAATGTGGAGTTCGCTCAACTGAGCGAAGGTGCAATAAACCTGCGCGTTTATGAGCGCGGTGCAGGCTGGACCTTGGCCTGTGGCACGGGGGCTTGCGCCACGGTAGCGGTGGCGGCCTTGAGAGGAGATGTCCCATTCGAAAAGGATGTGGAGGTCAGGCTCCCGGGAGGAAGCCTCTGGATTAAAGTAGGGGAAGATCTATCCTCCGTAACCATGAGAGGCCCTGCAGAACTGGTCTATACTGGAGAGTTCGAGGTCTGA
- a CDS encoding aminotransferase class I/II-fold pyridoxal phosphate-dependent enzyme yields the protein MPFQFANRVNRIPPYLFAEIEEKVRLKKAHGIDVIDFGIGDPDLPTPAPIVEELRKQVLDPENHNYPSSAGEPEIREAVADFYKKRFGVDVDPRGQVCILLGSKEGLANIARAFVNPGEKVLCPDPAYPVYAQGATALCDAIPIRVPLSPEHNFQIEDSPGILDRTAKMLYINYPNNPTGACVDKEYLLGLYQWCLQTETIMVYDNAYSELTFGDYSAPSILEVGDEGVIEFGSLSKTFNMTGYRIGYAVGDANLIAGLKKVKSQVDSGAPKFIQKAAAFALSQYKGREKPQMVRDNIKIFEERRNIMVKGLRSLGFQIEPPKGTFYLWFRVEGSSMKFADRLLNEAGVVVTPGIGFGENGEGFVRMALTQSSQRIEEALERMRRVLG from the coding sequence ATGCCTTTCCAATTCGCCAATCGCGTAAATAGGATACCCCCCTATCTTTTTGCAGAGATCGAGGAGAAGGTGAGGCTGAAGAAAGCACATGGAATAGATGTGATCGATTTTGGCATAGGTGATCCCGATCTGCCTACTCCAGCTCCCATCGTGGAGGAGCTGCGCAAGCAGGTGTTAGACCCTGAGAACCACAATTATCCCTCCTCCGCGGGAGAGCCGGAGATAAGGGAGGCGGTGGCTGACTTCTACAAGAAGCGCTTCGGTGTAGATGTCGACCCGCGTGGGCAGGTATGCATTCTGCTGGGCAGCAAGGAAGGTCTAGCTAACATCGCCAGAGCCTTTGTCAATCCAGGCGAGAAAGTCCTTTGCCCCGACCCCGCCTATCCCGTGTACGCACAAGGCGCCACGGCTTTGTGCGATGCCATCCCGATCAGGGTTCCGTTGTCCCCTGAGCATAATTTCCAGATCGAGGATTCCCCAGGCATCCTGGACCGCACGGCCAAGATGTTATACATAAACTACCCTAACAATCCTACTGGTGCTTGCGTGGACAAAGAATACCTTTTAGGCCTCTACCAATGGTGTCTGCAGACGGAGACCATAATGGTCTACGACAACGCTTACTCCGAACTCACCTTCGGTGATTACTCCGCGCCCAGCATACTCGAGGTCGGAGACGAGGGGGTCATCGAGTTCGGCTCTCTTTCAAAGACCTTCAACATGACAGGATACAGAATAGGATATGCAGTTGGGGATGCCAATCTCATCGCTGGCCTAAAAAAGGTGAAATCGCAGGTAGACTCAGGAGCGCCCAAGTTCATCCAGAAAGCTGCTGCCTTCGCTCTCTCGCAATACAAAGGAAGGGAGAAGCCGCAGATGGTCCGAGACAACATAAAGATATTCGAGGAGAGGCGGAATATTATGGTCAAGGGGCTGCGCTCCCTTGGATTCCAGATAGAACCTCCCAAAGGCACTTTCTACCTCTGGTTCAGAGTTGAAGGGAGCAGCATGAAGTTCGCGGACCGCCTTTTGAATGAGGCAGGGGTGGTGGTAACGCCTGGAATCGGATTCGGGGAAAATGGAGAAGGGTTCGTGCGCATGGCGCTAACGCAGAGCTCTCAGCGCATCGAAGAAGCCCTGGAGCGCATGCGCAGGGTGTTAGGCTAA